From the Burkholderia ubonensis genome, one window contains:
- a CDS encoding ABC transporter ATP-binding protein, producing MNDASPPLVEISHVAKSYRRGVQTVPVLTDITLDIGEGDFVALMGPSGSGKSTLLNLVAGIDRPDSGELRVGGLDITRLAEAALADWRAAHVGFIFQFYNLMPVLTAFENVELPLMLTRLPRRERRERVELVLDMVSLANRMDHYPSELSGGQQQRVAIARALITDPALIVADEPTGDLDRASATDVLALMQRLNAELGKTIIMVTHDAHAAGAAKALVHLEKGELTNGRAR from the coding sequence GTGAACGACGCATCGCCGCCGCTCGTCGAGATCAGCCACGTCGCGAAGTCGTACCGGCGCGGGGTGCAGACCGTGCCGGTGCTGACCGACATCACGCTCGACATCGGCGAAGGCGATTTCGTCGCGCTGATGGGGCCGTCGGGCTCCGGCAAGAGCACGCTGCTCAACCTGGTCGCCGGCATCGACCGGCCCGACAGCGGCGAGCTGCGGGTCGGCGGCCTCGACATCACGCGGCTGGCGGAAGCGGCGCTGGCCGACTGGCGCGCCGCCCACGTCGGCTTCATCTTCCAGTTCTACAACCTGATGCCGGTGCTCACCGCGTTCGAGAACGTCGAGCTGCCGCTGATGCTCACGCGCCTGCCGCGCCGCGAGCGGCGCGAGCGCGTCGAGCTGGTGCTGGACATGGTGAGCCTCGCGAACCGGATGGACCATTACCCGTCGGAGCTGTCCGGCGGCCAGCAGCAGCGCGTCGCGATCGCGCGCGCGCTGATCACCGATCCCGCGCTGATCGTCGCCGACGAGCCGACCGGCGATCTCGACCGCGCATCCGCCACCGACGTGCTGGCGCTGATGCAGCGCCTGAACGCCGAGCTCGGCAAGACCATCATCATGGTGACCCACGACGCGCACGCGGCCGGCGCGGCGAAGGCGCTCGTGCATCTGGAAAAAGGGGAGCTGACCAATGGCCGGGCCCGCTGA
- a CDS encoding ABC transporter permease, which yields MYVLKLIVRNALRHKLRTLLTVFGLTVAVLAYGLLHTVVDAWYAGAAAASNARLVTRNAISLVFPLPVSYESRIRGVDGVTMVARSNWFGGIYREPKNFFAQFAVSDNYLDLYPEFILSAQQRADYQRDRKGCLIGRQLANQFGFKVGDVIPIKGTIYPGTWEFVVRGILDGRDESTITRQLIFHWDYLNERVRKTTPRQADQVGVYVFGIADPDDAAAISRNVDAVFKNSLAETLTETEQAFQLGFVAMSNQIIAAIRVVSYVVIVIIMAVMANAMAMSARERTTEYATLKALGFGPGFLALLVFGESLVIAAIGGSLGMLAMPPAAHLFKQATGGVFPVFNVSAQTIALQAACSLAVGVAAALVPAWHAARVRVVEGLRAIG from the coding sequence ATGTACGTGCTGAAGCTGATCGTGCGCAACGCGCTGCGGCACAAGCTGCGCACGCTGCTGACCGTGTTCGGCCTGACCGTCGCGGTGCTGGCGTACGGCCTGCTGCACACGGTCGTCGACGCGTGGTACGCGGGCGCCGCCGCGGCGTCCAACGCGCGGCTCGTCACGCGCAACGCGATCTCGCTCGTGTTTCCGCTGCCGGTGAGCTACGAGAGCCGGATACGCGGCGTCGACGGCGTGACGATGGTCGCCCGCTCGAACTGGTTCGGCGGCATCTACCGGGAGCCGAAGAACTTCTTCGCGCAGTTCGCCGTGTCGGACAACTATCTCGACCTGTATCCGGAGTTCATCCTGAGCGCGCAGCAGCGCGCCGACTACCAGCGCGACCGCAAGGGCTGCCTGATCGGGCGGCAGCTCGCGAACCAGTTCGGCTTCAAGGTCGGCGACGTGATCCCGATCAAGGGCACGATCTACCCCGGCACCTGGGAGTTCGTCGTGCGCGGCATCCTGGACGGGCGGGACGAATCGACGATCACGCGGCAGCTGATCTTCCACTGGGACTACCTGAACGAGCGGGTGCGCAAGACGACGCCGCGGCAGGCCGACCAGGTCGGCGTGTACGTGTTCGGGATCGCCGACCCGGACGATGCCGCCGCGATCTCCCGCAACGTCGACGCCGTGTTCAAGAACTCGCTCGCCGAGACCCTCACCGAAACCGAGCAGGCGTTCCAGCTCGGCTTCGTCGCGATGTCGAACCAGATCATCGCGGCGATCCGCGTGGTGTCCTACGTGGTGATCGTGATCATCATGGCCGTGATGGCCAATGCGATGGCGATGAGCGCGCGCGAGCGCACGACCGAATACGCGACGCTCAAGGCGCTCGGCTTCGGCCCCGGGTTCCTCGCGCTGCTCGTGTTCGGCGAATCGCTGGTGATCGCCGCGATCGGCGGCAGCCTCGGCATGCTCGCGATGCCGCCGGCGGCGCACCTGTTCAAGCAGGCGACAGGCGGCGTGTTCCCCGTGTTCAACGTGTCCGCGCAGACGATCGCGCTGCAGGCCGCCTGCTCGCTCGCGGTCGGCGTCGCGGCTGCGCTCGTGCCGGCGTGGCACGCGGCGCGGGTGCGCGTCGTCGAAGGCCTGCGGGCGATCGGCTAG
- a CDS encoding ABC transporter permease — MAIPLAYVARNLWARRLTTVLTAGGMALVVFVFATVLMLDAGLTKTLVSTGEPGNVVVIRKGAETEVQSAIDHKQANVIEMHPSVALGADGRPLASKEAVVLISLAKAATGKPSNVVIRGVSPAGIGLRPRVRLAAGRMFNAGSSEIVVGSAIAKGFSGTRIGDRLRFAQRDWTVVGHFDAGGSGFDSEIWGDVDQLMQSFRRTGYSSMIVRIAQADAFARFKADIDVDPRLADEAKREQAFYGDQSRALSTFINILGITLSSIFSIAAMIGAMITMYASVANRVAEIGTLRALGFKRANVLAAFLLEALLLGLVGGVAGLGCAALMQFASFSTTNFQTFSDLSFRFVLTPAIVVKTLLFSLAMGLIGGFLPAMRAARMNIVDALRAR; from the coding sequence ATGGCCATTCCGCTCGCCTACGTCGCGCGCAACCTGTGGGCCCGCCGGCTGACCACCGTGCTCACCGCGGGCGGGATGGCGCTCGTCGTGTTCGTGTTCGCGACCGTGCTGATGCTCGACGCGGGCCTCACGAAGACGCTCGTGTCGACCGGCGAGCCCGGCAACGTCGTGGTGATCCGCAAGGGCGCGGAAACCGAGGTGCAGAGCGCGATCGACCACAAGCAGGCCAACGTCATCGAGATGCATCCGTCGGTCGCGCTCGGCGCCGACGGCCGGCCGCTGGCGTCGAAGGAGGCGGTGGTGCTCATCTCGCTCGCGAAGGCCGCGACCGGCAAACCGTCGAACGTGGTGATCCGCGGCGTGTCGCCGGCGGGGATCGGGCTGCGCCCCCGCGTGCGGCTCGCGGCCGGGCGCATGTTCAACGCCGGATCGTCCGAGATCGTCGTCGGCAGCGCGATCGCGAAAGGCTTCAGCGGCACGCGGATCGGCGACCGGCTGCGCTTCGCGCAGCGCGACTGGACCGTCGTCGGCCACTTCGACGCCGGCGGCAGCGGCTTCGATTCGGAGATCTGGGGCGACGTCGACCAGCTGATGCAGTCGTTCCGGCGCACCGGCTACTCGTCGATGATCGTGCGCATCGCGCAGGCCGATGCGTTCGCGCGCTTCAAGGCGGACATCGACGTCGATCCGCGGCTCGCCGACGAAGCCAAGCGCGAGCAGGCGTTCTACGGCGACCAGTCGCGGGCGCTGTCGACCTTCATCAACATCCTCGGCATCACGCTGTCGTCGATCTTCTCGATCGCGGCGATGATCGGCGCGATGATCACGATGTACGCGTCGGTGGCCAATCGGGTCGCGGAAATCGGCACGTTGCGCGCGCTCGGCTTCAAGCGCGCGAACGTGCTCGCCGCGTTCCTGCTCGAGGCGCTGCTGCTCGGCCTCGTCGGCGGCGTCGCCGGGCTGGGCTGCGCGGCGCTGATGCAGTTCGCGTCGTTCTCGACGACGAATTTCCAGACCTTCTCGGACCTGTCGTTCCGCTTCGTGCTCACCCCGGCCATCGTCGTGAAGACGCTGCTGTTCTCGCTGGCGATGGGGCTGATCGGCGGCTTCCTGCCGGCGATGCGCGCCGCGCGGATGAATATCGTCGACGCGCTGCGGGCGCGGTGA
- a CDS encoding DUF2239 family protein — MTLSLFVPSYTAFDGHRRLASGALETVALAVRRAADDAASGPIAIFDDATGRTIDLDLRGTADDVRARYAAAPAEARAASEAGEPGAGEQRGRGRPKLGVVAREVTLLPRHWDWLGAQPGGASVALRKLVEDARRTHAAADRRRDAQARAYHFMSAIGGDLAGFEEATRALYANDHARMGELIAGWPADVSAHALALARGDLPPSADEG; from the coding sequence ATGACGCTTTCCCTGTTCGTTCCTTCCTACACCGCGTTCGACGGTCATCGGCGCCTCGCCTCCGGGGCGCTGGAGACGGTCGCGCTGGCGGTCCGGCGCGCGGCCGACGACGCTGCGAGCGGCCCGATCGCGATCTTCGACGATGCGACCGGCCGCACGATCGATCTCGACCTGCGCGGCACGGCGGACGACGTCCGCGCGCGCTACGCAGCGGCGCCAGCCGAGGCGCGGGCAGCGTCCGAAGCCGGCGAGCCGGGCGCGGGCGAACAACGCGGCCGCGGCCGGCCGAAGCTCGGCGTGGTGGCGCGGGAGGTCACGCTGCTGCCGCGCCATTGGGACTGGCTGGGCGCGCAACCGGGCGGCGCGTCGGTCGCGCTGCGCAAGCTCGTCGAGGACGCGCGGCGCACCCATGCGGCGGCCGATCGGCGGCGCGATGCGCAGGCGCGCGCGTACCACTTCATGTCGGCGATCGGGGGCGATCTGGCGGGCTTCGAGGAGGCGACCCGCGCGCTTTACGCGAACGATCACGCCCGGATGGGCGAACTGATCGCCGGCTGGCCGGCCGATGTGAGCGCTCATGCGCTCGCGCTGGCGCGCGGCGATCTGCCGCCGTCGGCCGACGAAGGCTGA
- a CDS encoding enolase C-terminal domain-like protein: MSEPRSAGPTPGTPLVTRMQVIPVAGRDSMLLNLCGAHAPFFTRNLVILADSSGRTGVGEVPGGEGIRQALERMTGLVVGQPIGRYPATLNAVRAAMSGGAAGAAAGPAAGRAIRHEVTSAGEAAVLRQPHEINLRLDNVITAIEAALLDLLGQCLDVPVAALLGEGQQRDAVPMLAYLFYVGDRRRTDLPYRDEAHAPAPWFRLRNEAALTPAAIARQAEAAVERYGFADFKLKGGVMAGADEMEAIAAIKSRFPDSRVTLDPNGAWSLDEAIALCRGQGRLLAYAEDPCGPEAGYSGREVMAEFRRATGIPTATNMIATDWRQMDHAIRLQAVDIPLADPHFWTMRGSVRLAQLCRDWGLTWGSHSNNHFDVSLAMFTHAAAAAPGAITAIDTHWIWQEGDARLTREPLAIVGGQVAVPQRPGLGIELDMAQVEAAHALYRQVGGTARDDAVAMRCLVPGWTYDPKRPSFARGV; the protein is encoded by the coding sequence ATGTCCGAACCCCGCAGCGCCGGCCCGACGCCGGGCACCCCGCTGGTGACGCGCATGCAGGTGATCCCGGTCGCCGGGCGCGACAGCATGCTGCTGAACCTGTGCGGCGCGCACGCGCCGTTCTTCACCCGCAACCTCGTGATCCTCGCCGACAGCAGCGGACGGACCGGCGTCGGCGAAGTGCCGGGCGGCGAAGGGATCCGCCAGGCACTCGAGCGCATGACCGGTCTCGTGGTCGGCCAGCCGATCGGGCGCTACCCGGCGACGCTCAACGCGGTGCGCGCGGCAATGTCCGGCGGCGCCGCCGGCGCCGCCGCGGGCCCGGCGGCCGGCCGCGCGATCCGGCACGAGGTGACGTCGGCCGGCGAGGCCGCCGTGCTGCGGCAGCCCCACGAGATCAACCTGAGGCTGGACAACGTGATCACCGCGATCGAGGCCGCGCTGCTCGACCTGCTCGGCCAGTGCCTCGACGTCCCCGTCGCGGCGCTGCTCGGCGAAGGCCAGCAGCGCGACGCGGTGCCGATGCTCGCGTACCTGTTCTACGTCGGCGACCGTCGCCGCACGGATCTGCCGTATCGCGACGAAGCGCACGCGCCGGCTCCGTGGTTCCGGCTGCGCAATGAAGCGGCGCTCACGCCGGCCGCGATCGCGCGGCAGGCCGAGGCGGCGGTCGAGCGCTACGGCTTCGCCGATTTCAAGCTGAAGGGCGGCGTGATGGCGGGCGCGGACGAGATGGAGGCGATTGCCGCGATCAAGTCGCGCTTTCCCGATTCGCGTGTGACGCTCGACCCGAACGGCGCGTGGTCGCTCGACGAAGCGATCGCGCTGTGCCGCGGGCAGGGCCGCCTGCTCGCGTATGCGGAAGACCCTTGCGGCCCGGAAGCCGGGTATTCGGGACGCGAGGTGATGGCCGAGTTCCGCCGCGCGACCGGCATTCCGACCGCGACCAACATGATCGCGACCGACTGGCGGCAGATGGATCACGCGATCCGCCTGCAGGCGGTCGACATCCCGCTCGCCGATCCGCACTTCTGGACGATGCGGGGCTCGGTGCGGCTCGCGCAGCTGTGCCGCGACTGGGGGCTCACGTGGGGCTCGCACTCGAACAATCACTTCGACGTGTCGCTCGCGATGTTCACGCATGCGGCCGCCGCCGCGCCGGGCGCGATCACCGCGATCGACACGCACTGGATCTGGCAGGAAGGCGATGCGCGGCTCACGCGCGAGCCGCTCGCGATCGTCGGCGGCCAGGTGGCCGTGCCGCAGCGGCCGGGGCTCGGGATCGAGCTCGACATGGCGCAGGTGGAGGCCGCGCATGCGCTGTACCGGCAGGTCGGCGGCACGGCGCGCGACGATGCGGTCGCGATGCGCTGCCTCGTGCCGGGGTGGACTTATGATCCGAAAAGGCCGAGTTTTGCGCGGGGCGTCTGA
- a CDS encoding c-type cytochrome, which translates to MKPKQWIQGAAAAALLAGTFGAIAHADVGDGLKVARGNACMGCHAVDRKLVGPSFKDIAARYKGDPQAVAKLSKKVKEGGSGVWGAIPMPAHPRMSDADARSVVEWVLAGAPSK; encoded by the coding sequence ATGAAGCCGAAGCAGTGGATTCAAGGCGCCGCGGCTGCGGCGCTGCTGGCGGGCACGTTCGGCGCGATCGCGCACGCGGACGTCGGCGACGGTCTCAAGGTCGCGCGCGGCAATGCGTGCATGGGCTGCCACGCGGTCGACCGCAAGCTGGTCGGCCCATCGTTCAAGGACATCGCGGCGCGCTACAAGGGCGATCCGCAGGCGGTCGCGAAGCTGTCGAAGAAGGTGAAGGAGGGCGGCTCCGGCGTGTGGGGCGCGATTCCGATGCCCGCGCATCCGCGCATGAGCGATGCCGACGCCCGTTCGGTCGTCGAATGGGTGCTGGCAGGCGCGCCGTCAAAGTAA
- a CDS encoding BON domain-containing protein, whose amino-acid sequence MKKSRVQQTLVRTTLLAALTAGLAVSLQGCVLGVVGAAAGGGALIATDRRTLGAQTEDREIQLKATTQINNGLPDQSHVGVTVFNRRVLLTGEVPNDASKQRAEEIVRGINNVNGIVNELAVGPASSLSDRANDSYLEGRVKTALIATKDLSANNYKVVSERGNLYLMGLVTVDEGNRGAEVASQVPGVEKVVKVFQYIKPQDAQALQAAAPASGASAAAPAEGATVGAVPDASVQATPLQSPAPISNSTNVHPGNPKAAPQ is encoded by the coding sequence ATGAAAAAAAGCCGCGTCCAACAGACGCTCGTCAGAACCACGCTGCTGGCCGCGCTGACGGCCGGTCTCGCCGTGTCGCTACAGGGCTGCGTGCTCGGGGTGGTGGGCGCCGCGGCAGGCGGCGGCGCGCTGATCGCGACCGACCGCCGCACGCTCGGCGCGCAGACGGAAGACCGCGAGATCCAGCTCAAGGCGACGACGCAGATCAACAACGGCCTGCCGGACCAGTCGCACGTGGGCGTAACCGTGTTCAACCGCCGCGTGCTGCTGACGGGCGAAGTGCCGAACGATGCGTCGAAGCAGCGCGCCGAGGAAATCGTGCGCGGCATCAACAACGTGAACGGCATCGTCAACGAGCTGGCGGTCGGGCCGGCCAGCTCGCTGTCGGATCGCGCGAACGACTCGTACCTCGAAGGGCGCGTGAAGACCGCGCTGATCGCGACGAAGGATCTTTCCGCGAACAACTACAAGGTTGTCAGCGAGCGCGGCAACCTGTACCTGATGGGGCTCGTCACGGTCGACGAAGGCAACCGCGGCGCGGAAGTCGCGAGCCAGGTGCCGGGCGTCGAGAAGGTCGTGAAGGTGTTCCAGTACATCAAGCCGCAGGACGCGCAGGCGCTGCAGGCGGCGGCCCCTGCGAGCGGCGCGTCCGCGGCGGCTCCAGCTGAAGGCGCGACGGTCGGCGCGGTGCCCGACGCGTCGGTTCAGGCGACGCCGCTGCAGTCGCCCGCGCCGATCTCGAATTCGACCAACGTTCATCCGGGCAATCCGAAGGCGGCGCCGCAATGA
- a CDS encoding SIS domain-containing protein — translation MSVERIQQHFHDSAALHAEAGDALSLPIAAAVDAMFAALANGNKIVACGDGLSAAAARYLAVSLVGGFERERPGLPAIALATDASHAGLTGALAPDQLFAQQVRVLGQTGDILLVLDPTGASPRVLAAVDEAHEREMTVVALTGGSSLALAAALSDTDIPISVPADRAARIHEIHLLTIHCLCDGIDAMLLGED, via the coding sequence ATGTCAGTCGAACGTATTCAGCAACATTTCCACGACAGCGCCGCGCTTCACGCCGAAGCCGGCGACGCGCTGTCGTTGCCGATCGCGGCCGCGGTCGACGCGATGTTCGCCGCGCTGGCGAACGGCAACAAGATCGTCGCATGCGGCGACGGCCTGTCGGCTGCCGCCGCCCGCTACCTCGCCGTGTCGCTGGTCGGCGGCTTCGAGCGCGAGCGCCCGGGCCTGCCGGCGATCGCGCTTGCCACCGACGCGTCCCATGCCGGCCTGACCGGCGCGCTGGCGCCGGATCAGCTGTTTGCGCAGCAGGTGCGCGTGCTCGGGCAGACCGGCGACATCCTGCTCGTGCTGGACCCGACCGGCGCGTCGCCGCGTGTGCTGGCCGCCGTCGACGAGGCGCACGAGCGCGAGATGACGGTGGTCGCGCTCACCGGCGGCAGCAGCCTTGCGCTGGCGGCCGCGCTGTCCGACACCGACATCCCGATCAGCGTGCCGGCCGACCGGGCGGCGCGCATTCACGAAATCCATCTGCTGACCATCCACTGCCTGTGCGACGGCATCGACGCGATGCTGCTGGGTGAGGATTGA
- a CDS encoding YraN family protein, whose translation MCHGAPAGSGGGRAPSRADGQPAARTDNFSGAARSKSVGAAFEARARQFLERRGLAFVAANVTMRGGELDLVMREPDGTLVFVEVRARRSVRHGGAAASVGWRKRMRLVAAAQCFWVRHGAGAPCRFDVVAFEATQLVWLRDAFRADDT comes from the coding sequence TTGTGCCACGGGGCGCCGGCCGGATCGGGCGGCGGACGCGCGCCGTCGCGTGCGGATGGGCAGCCGGCTGCGCGCACGGACAACTTTTCCGGCGCGGCGCGATCCAAGTCGGTCGGCGCGGCGTTCGAGGCGCGGGCGCGGCAGTTCCTCGAGCGCCGCGGGCTCGCGTTCGTCGCGGCGAACGTGACGATGCGCGGCGGCGAGCTCGATCTCGTGATGCGCGAGCCGGACGGCACGCTGGTGTTCGTCGAGGTGCGCGCGCGGCGCAGCGTCCGGCACGGCGGCGCGGCGGCGAGCGTCGGCTGGCGCAAGCGCATGCGGCTCGTCGCGGCGGCCCAGTGCTTCTGGGTGAGGCACGGCGCGGGCGCGCCGTGCCGCTTCGACGTGGTCGCGTTCGAGGCAACGCAGCTCGTGTGGCTGCGCGACGCGTTTCGCGCGGACGACACGTGA
- the rsmI gene encoding 16S rRNA (cytidine(1402)-2'-O)-methyltransferase encodes MTALLELAHSQHYPSAALYIVATPIGNTADITLRALHVLGLADRIAAEDTRNTGQLLARYGISKPLVAAHEHNEREAALRVIEHLRAGERVAYVSDAGTPGISDPGARLVDAVRAAGFAVIPLPGASAAVTAVSVAGDWAGAFTFAGFLPPKAKQRATALQALAAHPYALVFYEAPHRIVETVAALADAFGPARRLLIARELTKLHEQLFQGTLAEGLTWLEGDANRQRGEFVLVVEGAPADEGAADDAAHDALLRLLLEEVPVKSAARLAAALTGASRNALYARALVLKDG; translated from the coding sequence ATGACTGCCCTCCTCGAACTTGCGCACTCGCAGCACTACCCGAGCGCCGCGCTCTACATCGTCGCGACGCCGATCGGCAACACCGCCGACATCACGCTGCGCGCGCTCCACGTGCTCGGCCTCGCCGACCGCATCGCCGCCGAAGACACCCGCAACACCGGCCAGCTGCTCGCGCGCTACGGAATCTCGAAGCCGCTCGTCGCTGCGCACGAGCACAACGAACGCGAAGCCGCGCTGCGCGTGATCGAGCACCTGCGCGCGGGTGAACGCGTCGCGTATGTGTCGGACGCCGGCACGCCGGGCATCTCGGACCCCGGCGCGCGGCTCGTCGACGCGGTGCGCGCGGCCGGCTTCGCGGTGATTCCGCTGCCGGGCGCGAGCGCGGCCGTGACCGCGGTGAGCGTCGCCGGCGACTGGGCCGGCGCGTTCACGTTCGCGGGATTCCTGCCGCCGAAGGCGAAGCAGCGCGCCACCGCACTGCAGGCGCTCGCCGCGCATCCATACGCGCTCGTGTTCTACGAAGCGCCGCACCGGATCGTCGAGACGGTCGCCGCGCTCGCGGACGCGTTCGGCCCCGCGCGCCGGCTGCTGATCGCGCGCGAACTGACCAAGCTACACGAACAGCTGTTCCAGGGCACCCTGGCCGAAGGGCTGACGTGGCTCGAAGGGGACGCGAACCGGCAGCGCGGCGAGTTCGTGCTCGTCGTCGAAGGCGCGCCGGCCGACGAGGGCGCGGCCGACGACGCCGCGCACGACGCGCTGCTCAGGCTGCTGCTGGAAGAGGTGCCGGTGAAGAGCGCGGCCAGGCTCGCGGCCGCGCTGACGGGCGCGTCGCGCAACGCGCTGTATGCGCGCGCGCTCGTGCTGAAGGACGGTTGA
- a CDS encoding septal ring lytic transglycosylase RlpA family protein, translated as MKFRFPSRFGTLAVFFALTGCAVPPSQTTGSANQKGAVNKTAAAAKADDDKQQLNFDSALASMPAADSKEAKGASLADAQPIDGADVSDFRQTGRASWYGRGFHGRRTANGERFNMNAFTAAHRTLPLSSYIKVTNASTGKWVVVKVNDRGPFKRGRVLDLSYAAAKLIGLVHAGTGRVKIEGLSPQEARAARDEMLASISTK; from the coding sequence ATGAAATTTCGATTTCCGAGCCGATTCGGAACTTTGGCTGTATTTTTCGCGCTGACGGGCTGTGCCGTGCCGCCCAGCCAGACCACCGGCAGCGCCAACCAGAAGGGTGCGGTCAACAAGACCGCTGCCGCCGCGAAGGCGGACGACGACAAGCAGCAACTGAATTTCGATTCGGCGCTGGCGTCGATGCCGGCTGCCGACAGCAAGGAAGCCAAGGGCGCGTCGCTCGCCGATGCGCAGCCGATCGACGGCGCCGACGTATCCGATTTCCGCCAGACCGGCCGGGCGTCGTGGTACGGCAGGGGCTTCCACGGCCGCCGCACCGCGAACGGCGAGCGCTTCAACATGAACGCGTTCACGGCCGCTCACCGGACGCTGCCGCTGTCGTCGTACATCAAGGTGACGAACGCGTCGACCGGCAAGTGGGTCGTCGTGAAGGTCAATGACCGCGGGCCGTTCAAGCGTGGTCGCGTGCTCGACCTGTCGTACGCGGCCGCCAAGCTGATCGGCCTCGTGCACGCCGGCACCGGGCGTGTGAAGATCGAAGGGCTGTCGCCGCAGGAAGCGCGCGCAGCGCGCGACGAAATGCTCGCGTCGATCTCGACCAAGTAA
- a CDS encoding MBL fold metallo-hydrolase, giving the protein MKVTLIPVTPFQQNCSLLVCEATGRAAVVDPGGDLERIEQEVARQNVQVEKVLLTHGHIDHCAGAKALATRYGVPIEGPQEDERFWIEKLPTQSERFGFPAADAFEPDRWLNDGDTVQFGDETLEVYHCPGHTPGHVVFFSRPHRLAIVGDVLFAGSIGRTDFPRGNHADLVRSIKEKLWPLGDDVTFVPGHGPVSTFGDERRTNPFVSDKVFG; this is encoded by the coding sequence ATGAAAGTCACGCTCATCCCGGTCACGCCGTTCCAGCAGAACTGCTCGCTGCTCGTCTGCGAGGCGACCGGCCGCGCCGCCGTCGTCGATCCCGGCGGCGATCTCGAACGGATCGAACAGGAAGTCGCCCGCCAGAACGTGCAGGTCGAGAAGGTGCTGCTCACGCACGGGCACATCGATCACTGCGCGGGCGCGAAGGCGCTCGCGACCCGCTACGGCGTGCCGATCGAAGGGCCGCAGGAGGACGAGCGCTTCTGGATCGAGAAGCTGCCGACGCAGAGCGAGCGCTTCGGCTTCCCGGCCGCGGACGCGTTCGAGCCCGACCGCTGGCTGAACGACGGCGACACCGTGCAGTTCGGCGACGAGACGCTCGAGGTCTACCACTGCCCGGGCCACACGCCGGGCCACGTCGTGTTCTTCAGCCGGCCGCACCGGCTCGCGATCGTCGGCGACGTGCTGTTCGCGGGCTCGATCGGCCGCACGGATTTCCCGCGCGGCAACCACGCCGACCTCGTCCGCTCGATCAAGGAGAAGCTGTGGCCGCTCGGCGACGACGTCACGTTCGTGCCCGGCCACGGCCCGGTGTCGACGTTCGGCGACGAGCGCCGCACGAATCCGTTCGTCTCGGACAAGGTGTTCGGATGA
- a CDS encoding Lrp/AsnC family transcriptional regulator: protein MEAQVTLDSFSQKILRLLQLDARRSVQEISDQVGLSSTPCWRRIKDMEQSGVIQRYTALLDREKLGLHVCALAHVHLTRHNEGGVEQFEREIATCPEVTECYSTTGEADYILKIVAPDIKAYDVFLHERIFKIPAVSQVRTSVVLREIKFDTQLPL from the coding sequence ATGGAGGCGCAGGTGACGCTCGATTCCTTTTCGCAAAAAATCCTTCGCCTGTTGCAGCTCGACGCGCGCCGTTCCGTCCAGGAAATCTCCGACCAGGTCGGCCTGTCGAGCACGCCGTGCTGGCGCCGCATCAAGGACATGGAGCAATCCGGCGTGATCCAGCGCTACACCGCGCTGCTCGATCGCGAAAAGCTCGGCCTGCACGTGTGTGCGCTCGCGCACGTGCACCTGACCCGTCACAACGAGGGCGGCGTCGAGCAGTTCGAGCGCGAGATCGCGACCTGCCCGGAAGTCACCGAGTGCTACAGCACGACCGGCGAAGCCGATTACATCCTCAAGATCGTCGCGCCCGACATCAAGGCGTACGACGTGTTCCTGCACGAGCGCATCTTCAAGATTCCGGCGGTGTCGCAGGTGCGCACGAGCGTCGTGCTGCGCGAGATCAAGTTCGATACGCAGCTGCCGCTCTAA